In Deltaproteobacteria bacterium, the following are encoded in one genomic region:
- a CDS encoding ABC transporter ATP-binding protein — protein sequence MKAFRGQPSIFASTQPDDRRAELEVKDLSLSFGGIVALQDINCSVNTGELLAIIGPNGAGKTSLLNSMTGYYHPQKGQILFNGEDVRGLHPHQVTRLGIGRTFQNIELFPGASVIANILLARHVHCKYSVGLASLFWPSVKREEVRHRRVVEEIIDFLEIQSIRKKPVGGLPYGLRKRVDLGRAMALEPKLLLLDEPFAGMTLEEKEDMVRFLVELNEAWGQTMVLVEHDMSVVMSISKRVIVMDFGKKLTEGSPEMVQNHPEVIKAYLGDTGTI from the coding sequence CCCGATGACCGTCGGGCTGAGTTGGAGGTGAAGGATCTATCTCTGAGTTTTGGAGGGATTGTGGCCCTTCAAGATATAAATTGTAGCGTCAACACAGGAGAGCTGTTGGCCATTATAGGGCCAAATGGTGCGGGCAAAACGAGTCTGCTGAACTCCATGACAGGCTATTATCATCCACAAAAGGGGCAGATCCTCTTCAATGGAGAGGACGTCAGAGGCCTTCATCCCCATCAAGTAACAAGACTTGGCATCGGAAGGACCTTTCAGAATATCGAGCTCTTCCCTGGGGCCAGCGTCATCGCCAATATCCTTCTGGCCCGACATGTTCACTGTAAATATAGCGTGGGGCTGGCATCCCTTTTCTGGCCATCGGTCAAGAGGGAAGAGGTCCGTCACAGGCGGGTCGTAGAGGAGATCATCGATTTTCTGGAGATACAGTCCATTAGGAAGAAGCCAGTGGGTGGCCTCCCCTATGGGTTACGAAAGAGGGTGGACCTTGGCCGTGCCATGGCCCTGGAGCCAAAGCTCCTGTTGCTGGATGAGCCCTTCGCCGGGATGACCCTGGAAGAAAAGGAGGACATGGTCCGGTTCCTGGTGGAGTTGAACGAGGCATGGGGGCAGACCATGGTCCTGGTGGAGCACGATATGTCCGTTGTTATGAGCATCTCAAAACGGGTTATTGTGATGGACTTTGGGAAAAAGCTCACAGAGGGCTCCCCAGAAATGGTACAAAACCACCCTGAGGTCATAAAGGCGTACCTGGGTGATACAGGGACCATCTAG